Proteins encoded within one genomic window of Bemisia tabaci chromosome 2, PGI_BMITA_v3:
- the LOC109039620 gene encoding uncharacterized protein, with amino-acid sequence MVFNRSSLLLLLLATFVATVVCECTSENIEGKSLDQMGETAKNDVNAFLKKLLTSYKDLGPEAKAKVAAISKAMEEQMKQIVNITKLDTKNTGKVTGIFG; translated from the exons ATGGTTTTCAACCGCAGCAGCCTGCTCCTTCTTCTCCTTGCAACCTTTGTAGCAACG GTTGTATGTGAATGCACTTCAGAAAATATTGAAGGTAAAAGTTTAGACCAAATGGGTGAAACCGCTAAGAATGATGTGAATGCGTTCCTCAAGAAACTGCTTACAAGTTACAAAGATCTGGGCCCTGAGGCTAAGGCGAAGGTGGCTGCAATCTCCAAAGCAATGGAGGAGCAGATGAAGCAAATAGTGAATATCACTAAACTTGATACGAAAAACACTGGCAAAGTCACGGGCATTTTTGGATAA
- the LOC109039532 gene encoding uncharacterized protein gives WIQLPSTKQSIPGSKFPKTLRHNSRLQPYANFQASNSDNGYNYNRPSGSNGFPSGNFPSTGSFPSTGNFPSTGNYPSTGSFPSTGSFPSTGNFPSTGNFPTQQPTSQPGTQGYPAAGYPSTSFGGGNFPVTTTVSYPTAGYPSGTPGTGSFPTTPSFSTPSYPSGSTFPSTGNFPSTGNFPSPTSGYPSGIPTTTYVPSAPSSSNVPSFGTGNLPTGGFSSGSGSPGTSGITGASIPGVGGYAPSGNIPSTGFGTGNAGGIGPSSVGGGNAGGNYGGSNFGGGNAGGIGSSSVGGGNAGSIGPSSVGGGNAGGNYGGSSFGGGNAGGIGPSSFGGGNAGGIGPSSFGGGNAGGVGPSSSFGGGNYAPSSFGVGNSPTNFGSGNAPSNFGGGQGDQDDGSGHGDHSAIPGEPGTDYPIYSQIPVTSFKCSDQQYPGYYADTEARCQVFHICHNNIKYDFLCPNGTIFHQQWFVCVWWNQFECSTAPGLYGLNANIYDYNKNGQQGSGQTGNFPSQSGPQGPNAVYGGQQGPSGPVANFPAQVGPQGPNAVYGGQQGPTGPVANFPAQVGPQGPTASFGGQSGPQGPSATYGGQTGPTGPVANFPAQTGPQGPSATYGGQTGPTGPVANFPSITGPQGPSTSFGGQAGPTGPVANYPSITGPQGPSANFPVQSPAPTYGPPSGGNFPAQSPAPSFGTGNFPVQSPAPTYGPPQTGNFPAQSPAPTYGPPSGGNFPSQTPAPTYGPPSVGNFPVQTPQSTYRPPTGNFPSQTPRPTYGPPSTGNFPAQTPRPTYGTPSVGSFPAQTPRPVYGPPSTGNFPSQTPSPSYTPGTGGNFPSQTPAPTYGPPSVGNFPASTYRPGSQGGTGNFPTPVPSQTISPPPEQPNREYLPPYRR, from the coding sequence TGGATACAGTTACCCTCGACCAAgcaatcaattcccggtagcAAGTTCCCCAAGACCCTTCGACACAACTCCAGGCTTCAGCCCTACGCAAACTTCCAGGCCTCAAACTCGGACAACGGATACAATTACAACCGACCCTCCGGATCGAACGGGTTCCCAAGCGGTAACTTCCCTTCAACCGGTAGCTTCCCATCAACGGGCAATTTCCCATCGACAGGCAACTATCCGTCAACAGGAAGTTTCCCATCAACAGGGAGCTTCCCGTCAACAGGAAACTTCCCGTCAACAGGAAACTTCCCAACTCAGCAGCCGACCTCGCAACCGGGGACTCAAGGCTACCCCGCGGCAGGTTATCCTTCAACATCTTTCGGCGGAGGAAACTTCCCAGTAACCACCACTGTTTCCTATCCAACTGCAGGCTATCCTTCAGGCACACCTGGCACTGGCAGTTTCCCCACCACGCCTTCATTCTCTACTCCTAGCTACCCTAGCGGCAGTACCTTCCCCTCTACAGGAAACTTCCCATCTACTGGTAACTTCCCCTCACCAACATCTGGATACCCTAGCGGCATCCCCACCACAACTTACGTGCCCTCTGCGCCCTCATCATCAAACGTGCCGTCCTTCGGAACTGGAAACTTACCAACTGGAGGCTTCTCCTCCGGCAGTGGAAGTCCTGGAACCTCAGGGATTACTGGAGCATCTATACCTGGCGTTGGAGGCTACGCTCCATCAGGCAATATACCTTCAACTGGTTTCGGAACTGGCAATGCCGGCGGAATCGGACCTAGCAGCGTTGGAGGTGGTAACGCTGGCGGAAACTATGGTGGCAGTAACTTTGGAGGTGGCAACGCTGGTGGGATCGGGTCTAGCAGTGTCGGAGGTGGTAACGCGGGTAGCATCGGACCTAGCAGTGTTGGAGGTGGTAACGCTGGTGGAAACTACGGTGGCAGTAGCTTTGGAGGTGGCAATGCTGGCGGCATTGGGCCGAGTTCTTTTGGAGGTGGAAATGCCGGTGGCATAGGACCAAGCAGTTTCGGAGGTGGAAATGCTGGCGGCGTTGGACCTAGCAGCAGTTTCGGAGGTGGAAATTATGCTCCCAGCAGTTTCGGGGTTGGGAATTCCCCGACTAACTTCGGTAGTGGTAATGCCCCCAGCAACTTCGGAGGCGGACAGGGTGATCAGGATGATGGATCTGGCCATGGAGATCATTCCGCAATCCCTGGGGAGCCCGGAACTGATTATCCTATTTATTCGCAAATCCCCGTAACTTCATTCAAATGCTCTGACCAGCAATACCCTGGCTACTACGCCGACACGGAGGCAAGATGTCAAGTTTTCCACATTTGTCACAACAATATCAAGTACGACTTCTTATGTCCAAATGGAACTATATTCCACCAGCAATGGTTCGTTTGCGTATGGTGGAACCAATTCGAATGCAGCACTGCTCCTGGTCTGTACGGATTGAACGCTAACATTTATGACTACAATAAAAATGGACAACAAGGATCGGGACAGACAGGCAATTTCCCTAGTCAGTCCGGACCACAAGGACCTAATGCAGTCTATGGAGGTCAGCAAGGACCTTCAGGTCCTGTGGCCAATTTCCCTGCTCAGGTAGGACCTCAAGGGCCAAATGCAGTTTACGGGGGCCAGCAGGGACCTACAGGTCCTGTTGCCAACTTCCCTGCTCAGGTAGGACCTCAAGGACCCACAGCATCATTCGGAGGCCAATCAGGGCCTCAAGGCCCCTCTGCCACTTACGGAGGTCAAACAGGACCGACAGGTCCGGTAGCCAACTTCCCTGCTCAAACAGGGCCCCAAGGCCCTTCCGCCACTTACGGAGGCCAAACAGGACCAACAGGTCCGGTCGCCAACTTCCCATCAATAACCGGCCCGCAAGGCCCATCCACCTCGTTCGGTGGTCAGGCCGGTCCAACAGGCCCCGTCGCCAACTATCCGTCTATTACGGGTCCCCAAGGTCCCAGCGCCAACTTCCCGGTTCAGTCACCCGCCCCAACTTATGGCCCTCCATCGGGTGGCAACTTCCCAGCTCAAAGCCCCGCACCCTCCTTCGGCACAGGAAACTTCCCTGTCCAATCTCCCGCGCCTACTTACGGTCCACCCCAAACAGGCAACTTCCCAGCTCAAAGCCCCGCACCCACCTACGGCCCGCCTTCAGGAGGCAACTTCCCGAGCCAAACGCCGGCGCCAACTTACGGCCCACCATCCGTTGGCAACTTCCCGGTCCAAACGCCCCAATCTACTTACCGACCACCGACAGGGAACTTCCCCTCTCAAACTCCCAGGCCCACCTATGGACCCCCTTCGACGGGTAACTTCCCGGCGCAAACACCGCGCCCTACCTACGGAACTCCCTCGGTGGGTAGCTTCCCCGCTCAGACCCCCAGGCCGGTGTATGGACCTCCTTCGACGGGCAACTTCCCCTCACAGACGCCCTCTCCCAGTTATACTCCGGGGACGGGGGGTAATTTCCCATCGCAGACGCCTGCACCGACTTACGGACCACCCTCTGTCGGTAACTTCCCCGCCTCCACTTACAGACCTGGTTCTCAAGGCGGAACTGGCAACTTCCCAACCCCCGTACCCAGTCAAACGATCAGTCCTCCACCGGAACAACCAAATAGAGAGTATTTGCCACCGTATAGAAGATAG